From the genome of Nocardia sp. NBC_01503, one region includes:
- a CDS encoding M50 family metallopeptidase, with protein sequence MHSAEFVEHGSSIVDRLTTTQSAPPWQLVIVTGVIALLLVAFRPTWRLVRNVVTIAHEGGHAFTALLTGRRLNSIRLHSDTSGLTVSSGKPYGLGMILTSAAGYPAPALLGLAYAGLLGAHRITLMLWLTIALLLVLLVKVRNWYGLLSIFVVGGVLFAVSWFGTDETQAGLAYFAAWFLLLAAVRPVIELQRNRRHEPNSDADQLAHLTHIPGLVWVVVFGLVALGSLVLGARLLLAGVPLR encoded by the coding sequence ATGCACAGCGCAGAGTTCGTCGAACACGGCAGCTCGATCGTGGATCGACTGACCACCACCCAGTCCGCGCCGCCGTGGCAATTGGTGATCGTGACGGGAGTGATCGCCCTGCTACTGGTCGCGTTCCGGCCGACCTGGCGGCTGGTGCGCAATGTGGTGACGATCGCGCACGAGGGCGGGCACGCCTTCACCGCGCTGTTGACGGGTCGGCGACTCAACAGCATCCGTTTGCACTCGGACACCTCCGGACTCACGGTCTCCAGCGGAAAACCGTATGGCTTGGGCATGATCCTCACCAGCGCCGCCGGATATCCCGCGCCCGCGCTGCTGGGTCTGGCGTACGCCGGACTGCTCGGCGCGCACCGAATCACGCTGATGCTCTGGCTGACCATCGCATTACTGCTGGTCCTGCTCGTGAAGGTGCGAAACTGGTACGGCCTGCTCTCCATCTTCGTGGTGGGCGGCGTGCTCTTCGCGGTGTCCTGGTTCGGCACCGACGAGACCCAGGCCGGACTCGCCTACTTCGCCGCGTGGTTCCTGTTGCTGGCCGCGGTGCGCCCGGTGATCGAGTTGCAGCGCAATCGCCGTCACGAGCCGAACTCCGATGCCGATCAGCTGGCACACCTCACGCACATCCCGGGACTAGTGTGGGTGGTGGTGTTCGGATTGGTGGCTTTGGGCTCGCTGGTCCTGGGTGCCCGGTTGCTGTTGGCCGGTGTACCGCTGCGCTGA
- a CDS encoding LLM class flavin-dependent oxidoreductase has protein sequence MAMLGFGGRGTEDGAIIGAGPLPGPPRGEETTVSDSQDRKTFAVGTLTGVNPPLAAARSVVRMARLGRLDSILAPDHLISVFPRAIWDSDFTAQARTVESPDAQLDFAPLLAHLAAGAGRVQLGVGVTDPHRRHPVLLAQTFLTLAHMTKVPPILGIGSGERENLDPYGFTWNRPVDRLEEALPVLRAALSSTEPIDFSGRYHQIDKAPMDLTCPTNRMPQVWIGAHGPRMLELTGRYADGWYPWESLSPDEYERRLRVVRKSAVTAGRDPDAIVPAAMLQFLTARTESGISRLLRTPSMRYVGLFASAQVWARSGAKHPLGEDFRGLIDLMPHRLTKTEVREAIAEVPEEVLRNWLIVGTPNQVLARIRELADAGLRHAIILPSAALVSNADAAFGYGVLLWLAAKLRRPGGQPVAAA, from the coding sequence ATGGCAATGCTCGGGTTCGGCGGACGCGGCACCGAGGACGGCGCGATAATCGGCGCGGGCCCGCTACCGGGGCCGCCCCGCGGAGAGGAGACCACCGTGTCGGACTCGCAGGATCGGAAAACGTTCGCGGTGGGCACGCTCACCGGTGTCAATCCGCCGTTGGCCGCAGCGCGATCGGTGGTGCGGATGGCGCGGCTCGGGCGATTGGATTCGATACTCGCACCGGATCATCTGATCAGCGTATTTCCGCGGGCGATATGGGACTCCGACTTCACCGCGCAGGCCAGAACCGTCGAGAGTCCGGACGCGCAGCTCGACTTCGCACCGCTGCTCGCGCATCTCGCGGCGGGGGCGGGGCGGGTGCAGTTGGGGGTCGGGGTCACCGACCCGCATCGACGGCATCCGGTGCTGCTGGCGCAGACATTCCTCACCCTCGCGCATATGACCAAGGTGCCGCCCATTCTCGGAATCGGCTCGGGGGAACGGGAGAATCTCGATCCCTACGGATTCACCTGGAACCGGCCGGTGGATCGGCTGGAGGAGGCGCTACCGGTGTTGCGTGCCGCGCTGTCCTCGACCGAGCCGATCGACTTCTCCGGTCGCTACCATCAAATCGACAAAGCGCCAATGGATTTGACCTGTCCGACGAATCGTATGCCGCAGGTGTGGATCGGTGCGCACGGACCGCGCATGCTCGAGCTCACCGGGCGGTACGCCGACGGCTGGTACCCCTGGGAGTCGCTGTCGCCGGACGAATACGAGCGGCGGCTGCGGGTGGTCCGCAAATCCGCGGTCACCGCTGGTCGCGATCCCGATGCCATCGTCCCCGCCGCCATGCTGCAATTCCTCACCGCGCGAACAGAATCCGGTATCAGCCGACTGCTGCGTACGCCCTCGATGCGCTATGTCGGCCTGTTCGCCTCCGCTCAGGTGTGGGCCCGCTCCGGTGCGAAACATCCGCTGGGAGAGGACTTCCGCGGCCTCATCGACCTGATGCCGCACCGCCTCACCAAAACCGAAGTCCGCGAAGCCATCGCCGAGGTCCCCGAAGAGGTCCTGCGCAACTGGCTCATCGTCGGCACCCCGAACCAGGTACTGGCCCGCATCCGGGAGCTCGCCGACGCGGGCCTGCGCCACGCCATAATCCTGCCCTCCGCGGCCCTGGTCTCCAATGCCGACGCGGCCTTCGGCTACGGCGTCCTGCTCTGGCTCGCGGCCAAACTCCGTCGCCCGGGCGGTCAGCCGGTTGCGGCCGCGTGA
- a CDS encoding NUDIX domain-containing protein codes for MKEKHLAYCRIERNGTVLLLRRAPGVFLAGRWELPGGTIEPGEHPEHAAIREAAEETGLTVEVTDPHSTHSWMDITGRPLRIHAHIYNTAEPGPASITLNPAEHDAHRWATPAEAATLDLAPHFHAAATG; via the coding sequence ATGAAAGAAAAGCACCTCGCCTACTGCCGCATCGAGCGCAACGGCACAGTGCTGCTGCTCCGCCGAGCACCCGGTGTCTTTCTCGCAGGGCGCTGGGAGCTCCCCGGCGGCACCATCGAGCCCGGCGAACACCCCGAACATGCCGCGATCCGCGAGGCGGCCGAGGAAACCGGGCTCACCGTCGAAGTCACCGACCCGCACTCCACCCACTCCTGGATGGATATCACCGGCCGCCCGCTGCGAATCCATGCCCATATCTACAACACCGCCGAACCGGGCCCGGCCTCGATAACGCTCAACCCGGCCGAACACGACGCCCACAGGTGGGCCACCCCCGCCGAAGCCGCCACGCTCGATCTGGCCCCGCACTTTCACGCGGCCGCAACCGGCTGA
- a CDS encoding SAM-dependent methyltransferase, whose protein sequence is MERPVWAPEGVDMTLASPARMYDALLGGSHNFEIDRRSAEMGKTLVPDLPRVALSNRAFLRRAVRFLMDQGVTQFLDIGSGIPTAGNVHEVAQEIDPNSRVLYVDIDPVAVAHARAILQGNAGAAAIEADLRKPAELLAAARATGIIDFERPVGVLLFAVLHLLSADDRPGETVAALHAAVPAGSYVAISHLTTATRPEDAAKLGANAADQSKVGIHFRSREEITAFFDGWELVEPGVVELPLWRPESDLDQHETPGRSLGLAGVGRKA, encoded by the coding sequence ATGGAAAGACCGGTATGGGCCCCGGAGGGTGTGGACATGACGCTGGCCAGCCCGGCCCGCATGTATGACGCACTGCTGGGTGGCTCGCATAACTTCGAAATCGACCGGCGCTCCGCGGAAATGGGCAAAACTCTCGTTCCGGACCTGCCTCGGGTGGCGCTCAGCAATCGCGCGTTCCTGCGCCGCGCGGTCCGCTTCCTGATGGATCAGGGCGTGACCCAATTCCTCGATATCGGCTCCGGCATCCCGACCGCGGGCAATGTGCACGAGGTGGCGCAGGAGATCGATCCGAACTCCCGCGTGCTGTACGTCGATATCGATCCGGTGGCCGTCGCACACGCGCGCGCGATTCTGCAGGGCAATGCGGGTGCCGCCGCCATCGAGGCGGATCTGCGTAAACCGGCCGAACTGCTGGCCGCCGCCCGCGCGACCGGCATCATCGATTTCGAGCGTCCGGTCGGCGTCCTGCTCTTCGCGGTCCTGCACCTGCTCAGCGCGGACGACCGTCCGGGTGAGACGGTCGCCGCCCTGCATGCCGCGGTACCGGCGGGCAGCTATGTGGCCATCTCGCATCTCACCACCGCGACCCGCCCCGAGGATGCCGCCAAGCTCGGTGCGAACGCGGCCGATCAGAGCAAGGTCGGTATCCACTTCCGGTCCCGCGAGGAAATCACCGCCTTCTTCGACGGCTGGGAACTGGTGGAGCCGGGCGTCGTCGAATTACCGCTGTGGCGACCGGAGTCCGATCTCGATCAACACGAAACACCCGGCCGCTCTCTGGGTTTGGCCGGTGTCGGCCGGAAAGCCTGA